Proteins encoded by one window of Micromonospora coxensis:
- a CDS encoding cytochrome c biogenesis CcdA family protein has protein sequence MSDIGYLAALLGGVLALLSPCSAMLLPAFFAYAFQNPRQLLARTGVFYLGLAAVLVPLGVGSTAVAGAFFQHRDTLILLAGWAIIILGIVQLAGKGFAFAPAQRLMGRITGDSALSVLALGAVYGLAGFCSGPILGGILTVAATSAQPAAGGALLAVYALGMTVPLLLLALVWDRWRIGERRWLRGRQFSVGRLRLHTTSTISGLLFVALGVLFLVFDGTAGLAGGFGLTDLEGAAQEWVTTTVGGMSDLALLLAVALGALGVLVYRWRRARPSAASVSAPAVSVASDIVAWPARRWVAAVLAAVATVVVIAVPTDLIDTPFFSRDMAVTWWAWPVLLVTAVLSGLLVATYVAPVAGTGDRPSGGSGSRTGVTGATLSLFAVGCPVCNKIVLLALGYSGAMNWFAPAQPALAAASVVLLGWALRRRLRGERACPVPARPEPATAGGRVAP, from the coding sequence GTGAGCGACATCGGCTACCTCGCCGCCCTGCTCGGGGGAGTGCTCGCCCTGCTCAGCCCGTGCAGCGCGATGCTGCTGCCCGCCTTCTTCGCGTACGCCTTCCAGAACCCGCGGCAACTGCTCGCCCGCACCGGCGTCTTCTACCTCGGCCTGGCGGCGGTCCTCGTACCGCTCGGAGTCGGATCCACCGCCGTGGCCGGCGCGTTCTTCCAGCACCGCGACACCCTGATCCTGCTCGCCGGATGGGCGATCATCATCCTCGGCATCGTGCAACTGGCCGGCAAGGGCTTCGCCTTCGCCCCGGCGCAGCGGTTGATGGGACGGATCACCGGCGACTCCGCGCTGTCGGTTCTCGCCCTCGGCGCGGTGTACGGACTGGCCGGCTTCTGCTCCGGTCCGATCCTCGGTGGCATCCTGACCGTCGCCGCCACCTCCGCGCAGCCCGCGGCCGGTGGTGCCCTGCTGGCCGTGTACGCCCTCGGCATGACCGTCCCGCTGCTGCTGCTCGCCCTGGTCTGGGACCGGTGGCGCATCGGCGAGCGCCGGTGGCTGCGCGGCCGGCAGTTCTCCGTGGGCCGGCTGCGTCTGCACACCACCTCGACCATCTCAGGCCTGCTCTTCGTCGCCCTCGGCGTGCTCTTCCTGGTCTTCGACGGCACGGCGGGGCTGGCCGGCGGATTCGGCCTGACCGACCTCGAGGGCGCCGCCCAGGAGTGGGTGACGACAACCGTCGGCGGGATGTCGGACCTGGCGCTCCTGCTCGCCGTCGCACTCGGCGCGCTGGGAGTCCTGGTGTACCGGTGGCGTCGCGCCCGACCCTCCGCCGCGAGCGTTTCCGCCCCTGCCGTGAGCGTCGCATCGGATATCGTCGCCTGGCCCGCGCGCAGGTGGGTGGCGGCGGTGCTCGCAGCGGTGGCCACCGTCGTCGTGATCGCCGTGCCGACCGATTTGATCGATACTCCGTTCTTCAGCCGCGACATGGCCGTGACCTGGTGGGCATGGCCGGTGCTGCTGGTCACCGCTGTGCTCTCCGGACTGCTCGTGGCGACCTACGTCGCACCGGTCGCCGGCACCGGCGATAGGCCGAGCGGCGGCAGCGGGTCCCGCACCGGCGTGACCGGGGCGACCCTGTCGCTGTTCGCCGTCGGCTGCCCGGTCTGCAACAAGATCGTCCTGCTCGCGCTCGGTTACAGCGGCGCGATGAACTGGTTCGCCCCCGCGCAGCCGGCACTTGCCGCGGCCTCCGTCGTCCTGCTCGGCTGGGCGTTGCGGCGCCGGCTGCGTGGCGAACGCGCCTGCCCGGTCCCCGCCCGGCCGGAGCCGGCCACGGCCGGCGGTAGGGTCGCCCCGTGA
- a CDS encoding BlaI/MecI/CopY family transcriptional regulator gives MNRPGRQDSGGDRPLGPLETAVMNVLWAAPGPLTVRQMVDALAERDLAYTTVMTVLDNLHRKGWADRDLAGRAYRYRPRATREEHVGQVMAEALSTAADQHAALARFVDAMTPAEAAALRELLDQRREAAP, from the coding sequence GTGAACAGGCCAGGACGACAGGACTCCGGCGGCGACCGACCGCTGGGCCCGCTGGAGACCGCCGTGATGAACGTCCTGTGGGCGGCGCCCGGCCCGCTCACCGTCCGGCAGATGGTCGACGCGCTGGCAGAGCGCGACCTCGCCTACACCACGGTGATGACCGTCCTGGACAACCTGCACCGCAAGGGCTGGGCGGACCGCGACCTCGCCGGCCGCGCCTACCGCTACCGCCCCAGGGCCACCCGCGAGGAGCACGTCGGGCAGGTCATGGCCGAGGCGCTCTCCACCGCCGCCGACCAGCACGCCGCGCTGGCCCGGTTCGTCGACGCGATGACTCCGGCCGAGGCGGCCGCCCTGCGTGAACTGCTCGACCAGCGCCGGGAGGCAGCCCCGTGA
- a CDS encoding M56 family metallopeptidase produces the protein MTSLMLLGWAAVVVALARPALTAPRLASLPRLTIGLWLGAELSVTVAVLTAGLLVAVPPAALAAGLAGIIAACAQALASLGAPNGTLAVIALLATTVLAARLATSLAMTFAGARRWRRRHLAALMPLADTDAGDGWTLIEHATPVVYCLPGRPGQVVVTSAARDALTADEFAAVLRHERAHLRGRHHVLVALAVAFHRALPGLAMAGTAEAEIRRLVEHLADDRASERHGRHAVATAIVQLADRSPQHALGAGTGAVDRVRRMLAPPVRPRALHRLVAAGALGLLLAGPPTVAVASAGLTVHDATCSHSPSPADEPGATGVAAGAEPGAETSSQE, from the coding sequence GTGACCAGTCTGATGCTGCTGGGCTGGGCGGCCGTGGTCGTGGCCCTCGCCCGCCCCGCCCTCACCGCACCGCGACTGGCCTCCCTCCCGCGACTGACCATCGGACTCTGGCTCGGTGCGGAACTCTCCGTCACCGTCGCCGTCCTCACCGCCGGGCTGCTCGTCGCCGTACCACCGGCTGCGCTCGCCGCCGGTCTGGCCGGCATCATCGCCGCCTGTGCGCAGGCACTGGCGAGCCTCGGCGCCCCGAACGGCACGCTCGCCGTGATCGCGTTGCTCGCCACCACGGTCCTCGCCGCCCGCCTCGCGACCAGCCTGGCCATGACGTTCGCCGGGGCGCGCCGCTGGCGTCGCCGCCACCTCGCCGCGCTGATGCCCCTGGCCGACACCGATGCGGGCGACGGGTGGACCCTGATCGAGCACGCCACACCCGTGGTCTACTGCCTGCCCGGCCGCCCCGGCCAGGTCGTCGTCACCAGCGCCGCCCGCGACGCCCTCACCGCCGACGAGTTCGCGGCCGTACTCCGGCACGAACGCGCTCATCTCCGCGGCCGGCACCACGTCCTCGTCGCCCTCGCCGTCGCGTTCCACCGCGCGTTGCCCGGGCTGGCGATGGCCGGCACCGCGGAGGCGGAGATCCGTCGGCTGGTGGAGCACCTGGCCGACGACCGTGCCAGCGAACGCCACGGCCGGCACGCCGTCGCCACCGCCATCGTGCAGCTCGCCGACCGTAGCCCTCAGCACGCCCTCGGCGCGGGCACGGGCGCCGTCGACCGGGTACGTCGGATGCTCGCCCCGCCGGTCCGTCCCCGGGCCCTGCACCGTCTCGTCGCCGCAGGCGCCCTCGGACTGCTGCTGGCCGGACCGCCGACGGTGGCGGTGGCGTCCGCCGGCCTGACCGTGCACGACGCGACCTGTTCGCACTCGCCGTCCCCGGCGGATGAGCCCGGCGCCACCGGTGTGGCCGCGGGTGCCGAACCCGGTGCCGAGACATCTAGCCAGGAGTAG
- a CDS encoding M48 family metallopeptidase yields the protein MTINTAGNECPRCGQATVSIREAVPWCAACEWNLDTFDRAGRTPEFGWAWIDRGTYRLAARLTRQQYAALVDRPLESSGLGLAGVVTAVASILLTVGVAALAATGVWLLFAFAFPNIAVVAGVAMIGLAVALRPRFGRLAPDVDVLSREQAPGLHALVDEVAAAVGAPLPHVVAVDDSFNAYTTSVGLRRRRVLVLGLPLWGALDGQARVALLGHELGHFVNGDVRRLLVTQPALTMLGNAADLFRPGHASAGGGIIEMIGDALGRMLSWTMSRLLFGAHLLLVVTALRDSQRAEYLADEMAARAAGTDGATRMLDTLLHGDAVLQVVRQSCRDGAGPATWRAGVGRSLTAAADRLPLLRQLSIRERTSLFASHPPQGLRHRMLTTRVRQDPRARLTETRAEQIDAELARHYEQVGRQLAWAGD from the coding sequence GTGACGATCAACACCGCCGGTAACGAATGTCCCCGCTGCGGGCAGGCGACCGTGTCGATCCGCGAGGCGGTGCCCTGGTGTGCCGCCTGTGAGTGGAACCTCGACACCTTCGACCGGGCCGGGCGGACGCCGGAGTTCGGCTGGGCCTGGATCGACCGCGGCACCTACCGACTGGCGGCGCGACTGACCCGCCAGCAGTACGCGGCGCTGGTCGACCGACCGCTGGAGTCGTCCGGCCTCGGCCTGGCCGGCGTGGTGACCGCGGTGGCGTCGATCCTGCTCACCGTCGGGGTGGCCGCGCTGGCGGCGACCGGGGTGTGGCTGCTGTTCGCCTTCGCGTTCCCGAACATCGCCGTCGTGGCCGGCGTCGCCATGATCGGCCTGGCGGTGGCGTTGCGGCCACGGTTCGGCCGTCTCGCCCCCGACGTGGACGTCCTCTCCCGTGAGCAGGCGCCGGGGCTGCACGCGTTGGTGGACGAGGTCGCCGCCGCCGTCGGTGCTCCGCTGCCGCACGTCGTCGCGGTCGACGACTCGTTCAACGCCTACACCACCTCGGTCGGGCTGCGCCGGCGGCGGGTCCTGGTGCTGGGGCTGCCGCTGTGGGGCGCGTTGGACGGCCAGGCGCGGGTCGCGCTGCTCGGGCACGAGTTGGGCCACTTCGTCAACGGTGACGTGCGGCGGCTGCTGGTCACCCAGCCGGCGCTGACCATGCTCGGCAACGCCGCCGACCTGTTCCGCCCGGGGCACGCCTCGGCCGGCGGCGGCATCATCGAGATGATCGGCGACGCGCTGGGCAGGATGCTGTCCTGGACGATGTCCCGCCTGCTGTTCGGCGCCCACCTGCTGCTGGTGGTGACCGCGCTGCGCGACAGCCAACGGGCCGAGTACCTGGCCGACGAGATGGCGGCTCGGGCGGCCGGCACGGACGGCGCCACCCGCATGCTGGACACCCTGTTGCACGGCGACGCGGTGTTGCAGGTCGTCCGGCAGTCGTGCCGGGACGGTGCGGGACCGGCGACCTGGCGGGCGGGTGTCGGCCGGTCGCTGACCGCCGCCGCCGACCGGCTCCCGTTGCTGCGCCAGCTCTCCATCCGCGAGCGGACCTCGTTGTTCGCCTCGCACCCACCGCAGGGTCTGCGGCACCGGATGCTCACCACCCGGGTCCGCCAGGACCCCCGGGCGAGGCTGACCGAGACGAGGGCGGAGCAGATCGACGCCGAACTGGCGCGGCACTACGAGCAGGTCGGCCGTCAGCTCGCCTGGGCGGGCGACTGA
- a CDS encoding hemerythrin domain-containing protein, giving the protein MPDTDAPATPGPQEDVVDLLLAQHARIEQLFLLVIGSTRRDAFDDLVKLLAAHETAEEEVVHPLARTLPGGGGDAMVDERLDEERQAKETLKTLIAGGVDADGFDVGIILLRDAVLTHARYEERYEFPRLRQHVPADRLRSLATAVRAAEATAPTRPHPRAQTAKGNLAAGPALAVIDRVRDAVRKPSKS; this is encoded by the coding sequence ATGCCTGACACCGACGCCCCGGCCACGCCCGGACCACAGGAGGACGTGGTCGACCTGCTGCTGGCCCAGCACGCCCGCATCGAGCAGCTCTTCCTGCTGGTCATCGGCAGCACCCGGCGGGACGCCTTCGACGACCTGGTCAAGCTGCTCGCCGCGCACGAGACCGCCGAGGAGGAGGTCGTGCACCCCCTCGCCCGGACGCTGCCCGGCGGCGGGGGCGACGCGATGGTCGACGAGCGCCTCGACGAGGAGCGGCAGGCCAAGGAGACACTGAAGACGCTGATCGCCGGCGGCGTGGACGCCGACGGCTTCGATGTCGGCATCATCCTGCTGCGCGACGCCGTGCTCACCCACGCCCGCTACGAGGAGCGCTACGAGTTCCCCCGACTACGCCAACACGTGCCGGCCGACCGGCTGCGCAGCCTCGCCACCGCCGTCCGCGCCGCCGAGGCGACCGCGCCGACGCGGCCACACCCCCGCGCCCAGACGGCCAAGGGCAACCTGGCGGCCGGTCCCGCCCTGGCCGTCATCGACCGGGTCCGCGACGCCGTCCGCAAGCCGTCGAAGAGCTGA
- a CDS encoding STAS domain-containing protein produces MPADPFPSSTEGQHLSRTPPGPLPEPIMSLSYSCDGSATVVTVSGEIDMSNAHLLVELVESLCRATAPTVTLDLSAVTYFGAHGISALLHAHELVTAVGGRLAVGRASSFVLYVLGVTGVRSHLELGVTAPSAAPIAPVVTRAPLPRPAGGRGRPAARVPFAGVKFTEHRTTLR; encoded by the coding sequence ATGCCGGCAGACCCCTTCCCCTCGTCGACCGAGGGCCAGCACCTCTCCCGCACCCCGCCGGGACCGCTCCCTGAGCCCATCATGTCGCTGTCGTACAGCTGCGACGGATCGGCCACGGTGGTCACCGTCAGCGGCGAGATCGACATGAGCAACGCGCATCTGCTCGTGGAACTGGTGGAGTCACTCTGCCGCGCGACGGCACCGACCGTCACCCTCGACCTGTCCGCCGTCACGTACTTCGGCGCGCACGGGATCAGTGCGCTGCTACACGCACACGAGCTGGTCACCGCGGTCGGCGGGCGGCTGGCCGTGGGCCGGGCCTCGTCCTTCGTGCTGTACGTCCTGGGCGTGACCGGCGTCAGATCGCACCTCGAACTCGGCGTCACCGCGCCCTCGGCGGCGCCGATCGCGCCGGTGGTCACCCGCGCACCGCTGCCCCGCCCGGCCGGCGGCCGGGGCCGCCCGGCGGCCCGGGTCCCCTTCGCCGGCGTCAAGTTCACCGAGCACCGCACGACTTTGCGGTGA
- a CDS encoding DUF4383 domain-containing protein has protein sequence MLVVDDDSGADFVPLNNADNWLHLFLGLGMIALGIALTRRPADRR, from the coding sequence GTGCTGGTCGTCGACGACGACAGCGGGGCCGACTTCGTGCCGCTCAACAACGCCGACAACTGGCTGCACCTGTTCCTCGGCCTCGGCATGATCGCGCTCGGGATCGCGTTGACCCGCCGCCCCGCCGACCGGCGCTGA
- a CDS encoding ABC transporter substrate-binding protein: protein MSRHRHPLTALLIAALALTGCADAEPTSTATPSVPSAPPVEQVTHRLSVTDVRGTTVTLKATPQRIVCLTGLCDDALVELGLTPAATTTPKLLRHPGYLGAAGASVPALPGMFGNEDVASVAAAKPDLVIGLAGVHDQLRPAIEKFAPLWLVEVKTYEDSVRYLRDIATLTDRGPQQVGAEQRFRDRLAAARATAAEKGLGRTTALAMYGGTSIGVNTADDLLGHLLSQVFDYPWPSKGGGFDTAQAYSVEEILARDPDIVFIQSFTFGPDAKTVTAQYAEHPVWKRIRAVRDGRAHEVPAELWASGRGTRALGLVLDEAVAKATA from the coding sequence GTGTCTCGTCATCGCCACCCCCTCACCGCCCTGCTCATCGCCGCCCTCGCCCTCACCGGCTGCGCCGACGCCGAACCCACCTCGACGGCCACCCCGAGCGTGCCCTCCGCACCACCCGTGGAACAGGTCACCCACCGGCTGAGCGTCACCGACGTCCGGGGCACCACCGTCACCCTCAAGGCCACGCCGCAGCGGATCGTCTGCCTCACCGGACTCTGCGACGACGCGCTTGTCGAACTCGGCCTCACCCCCGCGGCCACGACCACACCCAAGCTCCTGCGCCACCCCGGCTACCTCGGCGCCGCCGGCGCCTCGGTGCCGGCGCTGCCCGGCATGTTCGGCAACGAGGACGTCGCCTCCGTCGCCGCCGCCAAGCCCGACCTGGTCATCGGCCTGGCCGGCGTACACGACCAGCTCCGGCCAGCGATCGAGAAGTTCGCACCACTGTGGCTCGTCGAGGTGAAGACCTACGAGGACTCGGTGCGCTACCTGCGTGACATCGCCACGCTCACCGACCGGGGCCCGCAACAGGTCGGCGCCGAACAGCGGTTCCGCGACCGGCTCGCCGCGGCCCGGGCCACCGCCGCCGAGAAGGGCCTGGGCCGGACCACCGCGCTGGCGATGTACGGCGGCACCTCGATCGGCGTGAACACCGCCGACGACCTGCTCGGGCACCTGCTCTCCCAGGTCTTCGACTACCCGTGGCCGAGCAAGGGCGGCGGCTTCGACACCGCTCAGGCGTACAGCGTGGAGGAGATCCTGGCCCGCGACCCGGACATCGTGTTCATCCAGTCGTTCACCTTCGGCCCCGACGCGAAGACGGTCACCGCCCAGTACGCCGAGCATCCGGTGTGGAAGCGCATCCGCGCCGTGCGCGACGGTCGCGCCCACGAGGTGCCCGCGGAGCTGTGGGCCTCCGGCCGCGGCACCCGGGCGTTGGGACTGGTCCTCGACGAGGCGGTAGCCAAGGCCACCGCGTGA
- a CDS encoding FecCD family ABC transporter permease translates to MSTTGHAPPASGDTVAAAPPRGLRRWPVRVALPAALAAAVALTLGLGLPADPDVAGVVLWELRTPRLLLALLGGAAVAVAGLLMQAALRNPLAVPELLGVSTGGALAAAVVVVWALPVPPAAQPAVALAGALGGGALCLTAAGAGRGPGAVLLIGAAMSTALQAVLLAVLAAADRLQYDILFRYLVGSLTGITWEHARLTLPWLLLCGPLVLAAVPSLGVLRLGDEAATALGLHVGRARVAVLGLAAVLVAAVVGPCGPIAWIGFVAPHVARRIRPDADARALLPWAAAFGALFTTVADLAARHAFAPAETPLGAWTAAVGILAGLALLRRRSRS, encoded by the coding sequence GTGAGCACCACCGGACACGCGCCACCCGCCTCCGGCGACACCGTCGCCGCGGCACCGCCCCGGGGCCTGCGCCGCTGGCCGGTACGCGTCGCACTGCCGGCGGCCCTGGCCGCGGCCGTCGCGCTCACCCTCGGCCTCGGCCTGCCCGCCGACCCCGACGTCGCGGGGGTGGTGCTGTGGGAACTGCGCACGCCCCGGCTGCTGCTGGCGCTGCTCGGTGGCGCCGCCGTCGCGGTGGCCGGGCTGCTGATGCAGGCCGCGCTGCGCAACCCGCTGGCCGTACCCGAACTGCTCGGCGTCTCCACCGGCGGTGCGCTCGCCGCCGCCGTCGTGGTGGTCTGGGCGCTGCCGGTCCCACCGGCGGCGCAGCCCGCGGTGGCGCTGGCCGGGGCGCTCGGCGGCGGCGCGCTGTGCCTGACCGCCGCCGGCGCCGGCCGAGGACCCGGCGCGGTCCTGCTCATCGGCGCGGCGATGTCCACGGCCCTGCAGGCGGTGCTGCTGGCGGTGCTCGCCGCCGCCGACCGCCTGCAGTACGACATCCTGTTCCGCTACCTGGTCGGCAGCCTCACCGGAATCACCTGGGAGCACGCCCGGCTGACCCTGCCGTGGCTGCTGCTGTGCGGGCCGCTGGTCCTGGCGGCCGTGCCCTCCCTCGGCGTGCTGCGCCTCGGCGACGAGGCGGCCACCGCGCTCGGGCTGCACGTCGGGCGGGCCCGCGTCGCGGTGCTCGGCCTCGCCGCCGTCCTGGTCGCCGCCGTCGTCGGACCGTGCGGTCCGATCGCCTGGATCGGTTTCGTCGCCCCCCACGTGGCCCGGCGCATCCGCCCGGACGCGGACGCGCGTGCCCTGCTGCCCTGGGCGGCGGCGTTCGGCGCGTTGTTCACCACCGTCGCCGACCTGGCGGCCCGGCACGCCTTCGCACCCGCCGAGACCCCGCTCGGCGCCTGGACCGCCGCCGTCGGCATCCTCGCCGGCCTGGCCCTGCTGCGTCGTCGGAGCCGTTCGTGA
- a CDS encoding iron chelate uptake ABC transporter family permease subunit, producing the protein MRWWWVGAALLVAAAAELVVGRGVDWPRLDPLEQRILVELRLPRLVTALLAGAGLGAAGLLLQAVLRNPLAAPELTGVNPGAALGVLSGIQFGLVPADSAAGALLAALLGGAAGGTLMWLLARDGSPAQVAAYGLLGSAALAGVTTLLLAYQPGRFGNVLRWLVGAVDGRVWAHVRTAWPWLAVALLLAWLCSAALGVLAAGDGHAAALGLPPRPVRALGLALAVALAAGAVALAGALAFVGLVVPHVARALCGGDMRRALPAAALLGATTVVGADAAAQALTVLVQSGSAGQRLGVPAGAVTALLGAAALVVVARRSPHVEVS; encoded by the coding sequence GTGAGGTGGTGGTGGGTGGGGGCGGCGCTGCTCGTGGCAGCAGCCGCGGAACTGGTGGTGGGTCGGGGCGTCGACTGGCCCCGGCTGGACCCGCTGGAGCAGCGCATCCTCGTCGAGTTGCGGCTGCCCCGGCTGGTCACCGCGCTGCTCGCGGGCGCGGGGCTCGGCGCGGCGGGGCTGCTGCTGCAGGCGGTGCTGCGTAACCCGCTCGCCGCGCCGGAGCTGACCGGCGTCAACCCCGGCGCGGCGCTGGGTGTGCTCAGCGGCATCCAGTTCGGCCTGGTTCCCGCCGACTCGGCGGCCGGGGCGCTGCTCGCCGCCCTGCTCGGCGGCGCTGCCGGCGGCACCCTGATGTGGCTGCTGGCCCGCGACGGCTCCCCGGCCCAGGTCGCCGCGTACGGGTTGCTCGGCTCGGCGGCGCTGGCCGGGGTCACCACGCTGCTGCTGGCGTACCAGCCGGGCCGGTTCGGCAACGTGCTGCGCTGGCTGGTCGGCGCGGTCGACGGGCGGGTCTGGGCGCACGTGCGTACGGCGTGGCCGTGGCTGGCCGTGGCGCTGCTGCTGGCCTGGCTCTGCTCCGCCGCCCTGGGCGTGCTCGCCGCCGGTGACGGGCACGCCGCCGCCCTCGGGTTGCCGCCCCGGCCGGTACGCGCCCTCGGCCTGGCCCTGGCCGTCGCCCTGGCCGCCGGCGCGGTGGCCCTGGCCGGAGCGCTCGCCTTCGTCGGGCTGGTCGTCCCGCACGTCGCCCGCGCCCTGTGCGGGGGCGACATGCGTCGGGCGTTACCGGCCGCCGCCCTGCTCGGCGCGACCACGGTCGTCGGCGCGGACGCGGCCGCGCAGGCGCTCACCGTGCTGGTGCAGTCCGGGTCGGCGGGACAGCGGCTCGGGGTGCCCGCCGGCGCGGTCACCGCCCTGCTCGGAGCGGCGGCGCTGGTCGTCGTCGCCCGCCGCTCGCCGCACGTGGAGGTGTCGTGA
- a CDS encoding ABC transporter ATP-binding protein, whose protein sequence is MTEVFTVEQARYRYRDRVVLDGVSLTVRAGECVALVGRNGCGKSTLLRLLTGADRPADGRVLLHGRPAHAQRRRDVARQVAVLHQQLPPVPGLTVRQLVAQGRYPHRGPLGMLWRPEDAEASAALAATGVAGLADRQVDTLSGGERQRVRLALALAQRTPVLLLDEPTAFLDVRHQLQVLSLVRRLHAERGLTVVTVLHELDHAARFTDRVIALAGGRVAADGPPADVVTPALLADVFGVRGRVLADAHTGAVRALADDPLEQP, encoded by the coding sequence GTGACCGAGGTCTTCACCGTCGAGCAGGCCCGCTACCGCTACCGGGACCGGGTCGTGCTCGACGGGGTGTCGCTGACCGTCCGGGCCGGGGAGTGCGTCGCGCTCGTCGGACGCAACGGATGCGGCAAGTCCACCCTGCTGCGGCTGCTCACCGGCGCGGACCGGCCCGCCGACGGGAGGGTGCTGCTGCACGGGCGTCCGGCGCACGCGCAGCGGCGCCGTGACGTCGCCCGGCAGGTCGCGGTCCTGCACCAGCAGTTGCCGCCGGTGCCCGGGTTGACCGTCCGGCAGCTCGTCGCGCAGGGCCGCTACCCGCACCGGGGGCCGCTGGGCATGCTCTGGCGGCCGGAGGACGCCGAGGCGTCCGCCGCGCTCGCCGCGACCGGGGTGGCCGGGCTGGCCGACCGGCAGGTCGACACGCTCAGCGGCGGCGAGCGGCAACGTGTCCGGCTCGCGCTGGCCCTCGCCCAGCGCACACCGGTGCTGCTGCTCGACGAGCCGACCGCCTTCCTCGACGTGCGCCACCAGTTGCAGGTGCTGTCGCTGGTGCGCCGTCTGCACGCCGAGCGGGGGCTGACCGTGGTGACGGTGCTGCACGAGCTGGACCACGCCGCCCGGTTCACCGACCGGGTGATCGCCCTCGCCGGTGGCCGCGTCGCCGCCGACGGGCCCCCGGCCGACGTGGTCACCCCGGCGCTGCTCGCCGACGTGTTCGGCGTACGCGGGCGGGTGCTCGCCGACGCGCACACCGGGGCCGTGCGGGCGCTGGCCGACGACCCGCTGGAGCAGCCGTGA